Part of the Equus asinus isolate D_3611 breed Donkey chromosome 11, EquAss-T2T_v2, whole genome shotgun sequence genome is shown below.
CATTCATCCTAGGAGAATCACTGCAGGGAAAACATCTCCCCCCAAGATTCCCTCGGGGCCCCGCTCAGCACCCTGTTTGCTtctaggaagaagaaagaaggaagcattCCCTGCGGGTCCCCTGGGTGCCGACTACTGGGCTCAGTGCTTCACCGGTTATTTCCTTTGCTCCTCACATGCTCTGGGAACACGGCCTTGGCCTGACCTTTCCAAATCGGGCGTGTTGGGTCACACTTGGGTGACAACACTGGGAGGTGCACAGAGGGGTCCAGCACCCACACTCCCATCATCAGGCCAGCACCCGAGGCTTTCCTTCCCTCAGCGGTGGGGTGGCCACCTGCTGGAGTGGCCTCGGAACAGCTTTCCCAAGGAAGGGCTCTGGGAGCCCCCAGGATTTCAGAAACCATCCTGTAAACCCAGCTGCCCCTGAGGGTGCCCGGGAAAGGGGAGGCCCCAAGGAAGCAGTGACAATAATGCAAGCTTCCAACCTGTTTTGTGCCCTTGACAGGCTCTCCTGAAGATGAACGGGGAGCTGCTGTGCGGGGGCACCCTGCTCGACACCACCTGGGTGGTCTCTGCAGCCCACTGTTTCGACAGAATCAGGAGCTGGAAAAACCTGACGGTGGTGCTGGGTAAGTCTGTGCTCACCTCCTCCTGACCAAGGAAGGCTCTTCAAAGACAACGACCCAGGGCTCAGCTTTGGGCCTCGAGCGGCTGACTTCCACAACCAGATGAGCTTTTTCAGAGAAAcaggcagggcctgggcagaCCCCACTGCCCAAGGGGTCCCACTGCGCCATCGTCCCTCAGCCTCTTTCCCATCTCAAATAAAGACATGGGGGCGGGAGGCGTGACGCTGTACCTGCTTTGTCTCTCTTGGGCCCTGAGGAGGATGCAGTCATGCAGGGCTCTGGGGCCACTGCGGGTGGGCCTCTGCCTTGTGGGCTTATGGGACAAGGACCCCCAAGGGAGTCCAGGCCCTATCTGGAAGAGCTGGGGGAATTGGGCAGCCCCTCCTCACCCACCCACAGCTGTCTGGCCTGACCCCCCCCCCATGTGCCTTCAGCCCCAGGTTCCAGAGTCACCCCTGAGTCACACCCTGCACGGAGCCCAGCAGCAGCCACTTGGGAGGCTGCTCAGGCCCCCTTGGGGCTGGATGCAGGGCCCCACCTGCCCCAAAGGAGACTCCAGGAAGGGTCATTCCCGAGGCTGTGGGGCAAGGACTGTGAGTGGTGCTGGTCTCCCTGCAGGAGAACACGACCTCAGCGAGGAGGACGGCGATGAGCAGGAGCAGCAAGTGGCTCAGATCATTGTCCCCGACAAGTACGTCCGGCTCAAGACGGACCACGACCTGGCTCTGCTTCGCCTGCGCAGGCCCGTGACCTTCACTGACTACGTGGTGCCCCTCTGTCTGCCCGAGAAGGCCTTCTCCGAGAGGACACTGACCTTAGTCCGCTTCTCGTCCGTCAGCGGCTGGGGCCAGCTCCTCCACAGGGGTGCCACGGCCCTTGAGCTCATGCTCATCAACGTGCCCCGGCTGAGAACCCAGGACTGTCTGGAGCAGTCACACAGGATGGAGGGCTCCCCAGCATTAACGGAGAACATGTTCTGTGCTGGCTACGTGGATGGGACACAGGATGCCTGCAAGGGCGACAGTGGGGGTCCGCACGCCACCAAGTTCCAGGGCACGTGGTACCTGACAGGCGTGGTCAGTTGGGGTGAGGGCTGTGCAGCTGTGGGCCACTTTGGGGTGTACACCAGGGTCTCCCAGTACACAGAGTGGCTGCGCAGGCTCATGCGCTCAGAGCCACACTCAGAAGGCCTCTTCCGGGCCCCGTTCCCCTAGCATGGGCATGCACTCTTCGGAataaagctgctgctgctgggcttGTCCTGGCATCAGGTCCTGTAAATTCTTCTGCctcttggggtggggaggggagagggagagagacgggggcctgagagggagacagagggacaggCAAGGAGAAGAGCCCAAGAGAAGGAGAGTGAAGTATGAGGGATGCGGAGAGACTGAGAGACTGCGAGAGACTCAGAGATTCCAGGAGACAGACCAAGTGGGAAATAGAAAGACGACAGACACAGGAGAGTGGACGAGGGAGACAGGAGGCACTGCCGTGGTCTGGAGATGTGGCCATGCACGCCTGCACAGCTCTGCTCCATCTCAACGCCAACGCGGCGGAGGCGTGACAGGTGTATTCACACGCATGTGCTTTCTGAGGGCTgtcttctttcatcttcttttctctcttacaCGAATATTTCAACATTTCAGATACATTGGAAGCATCATCCATTCCTTTTGGCGAATATCCTTCCAGAtctttctatatatgtattttttaccatAGAATGGAAGGGTCTCACGCACCACAGACCGTCTGCCACCCTTTCTCCCCTCTAACAGCAAACAGCCGGATCCCCTCAGAGCATTATCTCTGGCAGCCCGCCATTTGCGCATTGTCTGTAATTCACAACCTTGAGACCCTGGTGTCTGTCACCGagctgttcttttctttcacaattaATGACACACTGACATGAACTTTCTTACTTGGAGCCTGGTTTTTAAAACCAAGAGTTCTCTGAAGGATTTTGGAGGCCGTAGTTCCCAAACCCTACAGAACTGGGTGTTCTCTTCCTGCCAAGGCCCTAGTCCATGATGGCCCTAAAGAGAGCTCTGGGGAACACTGGCCTGAGGACCACCAGGGGCACTCCACGGAACACAGGTCCCCAGTCCCTCCTGGGGAATCAGGATCCAGGGGAGGACCCAGTGGGTTACCTTTTCATCAAGTCCCACGGGCAACTGTGGGGCCCCATAGGCCTCAGGTTGGGACGGAAACGACCAGGGGAGGGGATCGGATTCAAAAGTGGGCCCCACTTGAACTTGGCGAAGGTGGATGGAGAAAACCTGGCGGGTGCCCATCTCCCCTGGGACACACCTGGGGGACAGCGACTGGCCTGGCCTGTGCCTGGAATACCCACGGTGCTTAATGCCTGTGAGCTAGGCAGCCAGGGCTCACTCTGCTGAATGGTCAGCCATATTTAGTTTGGAGCAGACCAGGGACCCACAGGCTGCGGTTGGGGCTGAGTCCAGGCCACCtatttgtgtaaataaagttttattgggacatgCCTACTCTTTCATGCATCATCCATGGCTGCTTAACACGCAGCGCTGAGTAGTTGGGACAGAGACCATCTGACCAAAGAGACCGTCTGATCTGCAGACCCACTGTGTCCACACCCTGGGTCTTTACAGAGAAGGTTTGCTCCCGGCTCAGGCTGTGACTATCAGGGATCCCACCGCACCATCGGGCCTGCAGTGGGAGACCAGACACTGGGCCAAACCTCCTGCATCAGAGTGGCCCTGCCTCTCACTCTTGGCCGAGTCGCTACCCTCTCTGTGCTTGTTTCCTTGTGTATGAAATGGGAGCCCCCCTCGATGCTTGTCATGAGGATGGAACCAGTGCTCCTAAAATGAGGTGCCAGGGAGGATTCGATCACATTGTCATGAACGGTAAAGCCGATTTGAAGACGTCTGGATGTCCTCCAGCTCAAAGGTTCAGGCTGCCAGGCACTCAGGGGAAGTTCTGCAGCCAAAATGCTCAAGGTCTCTGGAGGCCCTGAGCCCAGCGAGTCTCTTGTTTCTTTCTGGAAACGAAAGCTGGCTGGACTCCTCTTCCTgggaagaagaggggaggagggaggagccctCAGACCCACACGGGGTTAAACGGGGTCCTGGGTGGGTCGCTagctatgcctcagtttccccaggtgtCACAGTGCTGCGGTAAGCTGGGTGCTGGGCGACATCAGGATGATCCCTGAAGGCTAACAGACTTGACGTGCAGACACGCTCGCCATTAGAGATCATCTCCGTCTCTCCGAGAGCGGATCTCAGATCATCCTGACCACCAGGCACTGGGGCCAGGAAAGGGCTCATGCAGAACCCTGTCTCCCCCACGTGCTGGATGTGCCCAGAGACAGCATCGCAGCACAAAGAGACCAGGTGAGACAGACCCAGGGCATCGACTGCAGGTCATCCCAAGGACCAGGCTCTGCGTGTCACCGTGACCACCCTGCGAAAGACCAGCCCTGGCCTTGGGCCCCAAGCAGGAGCATTTTGGGACATCACTGATTCATTGGGTCCCTTGGTGactactgagcacctactgtgtgctagacacCCCTCTGGGTGCTGGAGACAGAGCAgcaaacaagccagacacaacgGGCTCGTATCCAAAGGACAGGGTGTCGGATGGTCCACCACGGCACGCAACGTGTCAGGGTGCTCGGTGCCCTGGAGTACAGTGCGGTctcccccccagccccgccctcgGCTCTCTTGGCCCAGCACTGACCTCACTGACCAGTTCGCAGGCCTTGTCCTCCTGAGCCTGTAGTCCAGCTGCAGAGACCCCGATCAGCAGAGGGCTTGGGGCCGTGTCCCCAAGCCTGACACTCTGGGGAGGCTTTGGCTGGGTGGGTGGCCGGGTACCTGGTGtccacctactgtgtgcacacctctcctcctccctccaggctgCCCGTGGAGGGAGCGAGCTGCTTTCAGGGCCCAGACCTGAGGCGACTCCTCTTCCCTGGGGCCTGTCATTTGTCGTGAGGAGATGCAGCCCTAGTTCTGGGACCTCCCCGGGGATGAGAGCCAGGCAGGGGAGACTCTCGAATTCTGCAGAGCTGGTGAGCACTGAGCAAGCGTCCTCCATCCTTCCCGGCCCGGCACAAGGGGCCCAGGACAGGacaggggtggggctggtggaggaagcccccaggccccacccccggGCACCGTGCAGCCCTTGCCTTCTCTCCCCAGTGACCTGTACTGGGCCTTGTGTAAGTGAGCGATG
Proteins encoded:
- the F7 gene encoding coagulation factor VII, producing the protein MLSQPWGLALLCLLLGLQGSLAAVFITQEEAHSILHRQRRANWFLEELKPGSLERECKEEQCSFEEAREIFKDTERTKQFWLSYTDGDQCASNPCQNGGSCEDQLQSYICFCLDGFEGRNCETNTDDQLICMNNNGDCEQYCSDHAGARRSCWCHEGYTLQANGVSCTPTVEYPCGKIPVLEKRNETKPQGRIVGGKVCPKGQCPWQALLKMNGELLCGGTLLDTTWVVSAAHCFDRIRSWKNLTVVLGEHDLSEEDGDEQEQQVAQIIVPDKYVRLKTDHDLALLRLRRPVTFTDYVVPLCLPEKAFSERTLTLVRFSSVSGWGQLLHRGATALELMLINVPRLRTQDCLEQSHRMEGSPALTENMFCAGYVDGTQDACKGDSGGPHATKFQGTWYLTGVVSWGEGCAAVGHFGVYTRVSQYTEWLRRLMRSEPHSEGLFRAPFP